One Jeotgalibaca porci genomic region harbors:
- a CDS encoding zinc metallopeptidase, with translation MPFMFDGTYFLIIIGLVISLAAQAYVKSTFSKFSEVASRKGYTATQAAQYILDQSGIRDVSVERVRGDLTDHYDARNKVLRLSDSTANSTSVAAIGVAAHEVGHAIQDQVGYVPLRLRHSLVPVVNIGQGISMPMILIGLVLGQAGGLFIQMGIILFALTFVFQVVTLPVEFNASSRALHILGGGNILERDEVPQARKVLNAAALTYVAAAIMSFLQLLRLVLMFSGRRRD, from the coding sequence ATGCCATTCATGTTCGATGGAACGTATTTCTTAATTATTATTGGTTTGGTTATTTCGCTCGCTGCCCAAGCGTACGTAAAGAGTACATTTTCAAAGTTTAGTGAAGTAGCAAGCCGGAAGGGTTATACAGCGACGCAAGCCGCTCAATATATTTTGGACCAATCCGGCATTCGCGATGTCAGCGTTGAACGTGTGCGCGGAGACTTGACGGATCACTACGATGCACGTAATAAAGTGCTGCGTTTGTCAGATTCTACAGCCAACTCAACTTCTGTTGCTGCTATCGGAGTTGCGGCTCATGAGGTCGGTCATGCTATTCAAGATCAAGTTGGCTACGTTCCTTTGCGCCTGCGTCATAGTTTGGTGCCGGTTGTAAATATTGGCCAAGGCATTTCCATGCCGATGATTTTAATCGGCCTTGTTCTGGGACAAGCTGGTGGACTTTTCATTCAAATGGGAATTATTCTATTTGCCTTGACGTTTGTCTTCCAAGTTGTGACACTGCCCGTTGAATTTAATGCATCTAGTCGTGCACTTCATATTTTAGGCGGCGGAAATATTTTGGAACGCGATGAAGTTCCGCAAGCGAGAAAAGTTCTGAATGCTGCAGCACTTACTTATGTGGCTGCTGCCATCATGAGCTTCCTACAATTATTGCGCCTTGTTCTCATGTTCAGTGGACGCAGAAGAGATTAA